In one Sphingobacterium daejeonense genomic region, the following are encoded:
- a CDS encoding DnaJ C-terminal domain-containing protein, translating to MAFLDYYNVLGLDKSASQDDIKKAYRKLARKFHPDLNPNDESAKKKFQEINEANEVLTDPEKRKKYDQYGENWKHGEEYEKAQQEYARQRGSRGGASAGGGNPFEGFDFNNYNGNYNTGEYSDFFEDLFGSRFGGGRTSGKRGSYRGQDYETTVDLTLLQASQTHKQTFTVNGKNIRITVPAGVEDGQKIRLKGQGGDGVNGGPNGDLYITFSVKPDPRFNRRGNDLYTSILVDLPTALIGGETIVDTLTGKINVKIKPETQNGTKIRLKGKGFPVYKKDGEFGDLYAEINVKLPTNLTEEQKKIVEQLAESLK from the coding sequence ATCGTAAACTGGCCCGGAAATTTCACCCTGATCTTAATCCAAATGATGAAAGTGCAAAGAAAAAATTCCAGGAAATAAATGAAGCAAACGAGGTACTGACCGACCCAGAGAAACGCAAAAAATACGACCAGTATGGCGAAAACTGGAAACATGGTGAGGAATACGAAAAAGCGCAGCAAGAATATGCACGTCAAAGGGGTTCGCGTGGAGGAGCTTCAGCTGGCGGTGGAAATCCTTTCGAAGGATTCGATTTCAATAACTACAACGGAAATTACAATACCGGAGAATATTCAGACTTCTTTGAAGATCTGTTTGGCTCCAGATTTGGTGGAGGAAGAACCTCTGGAAAAAGAGGAAGCTATCGTGGACAAGACTATGAAACTACAGTAGATTTAACATTGCTCCAAGCTTCCCAAACACACAAACAGACTTTCACCGTTAACGGAAAAAATATACGAATTACTGTTCCGGCAGGTGTTGAAGATGGACAAAAAATCCGCCTAAAAGGACAAGGTGGTGATGGTGTCAACGGTGGCCCCAACGGAGACTTGTATATTACTTTTTCCGTGAAACCTGACCCTCGTTTCAATCGTAGAGGAAATGATCTATACACCTCTATCTTAGTTGATCTTCCAACGGCCTTGATTGGTGGGGAAACCATCGTCGATACGCTGACCGGCAAGATCAATGTCAAGATCAAACCTGAAACCCAGAACGGTACAAAAATCAGACTGAAAGGTAAAGGGTTCCCAGTCTATAAAAAAGATGGTGAATTTGGTGATTTATACGCAGAAATCAACGTTAAATTACCGACAAACCTGACCGAGGAACAGAAGAAAATTGTAGAACAATTAGCGGAATCATTAAAATAA